In one Sporocytophaga myxococcoides genomic region, the following are encoded:
- a CDS encoding DedA family protein, which yields MTDLIKGFIDLFLHLDQHLSQIITDYGFWTYLILFMIIFVETGLVIMPFLPGDSLLFAAGTFAALGSLNLWLLIFLLFIAAFLGDTLNYFIGNFIGPKVFSKDYRLLKKEHLIKTQQFYEKHGGKTIIFARFMPIIRTFAPFIAGVGTMNYRKFLSYNIIGGILWIAGFTLLGYLFGNIPAVKKNFTLVIFGIILLSMTPPLIEYLRSKFQKKTVA from the coding sequence ATGACGGACTTAATAAAGGGCTTTATTGACCTATTCCTACACCTCGATCAGCATTTAAGCCAAATCATTACTGATTATGGATTTTGGACTTATTTGATTTTATTCATGATCATTTTTGTGGAAACTGGCCTTGTAATTATGCCTTTTCTGCCGGGTGATTCACTGCTATTTGCAGCAGGAACCTTTGCTGCTTTGGGCAGTCTGAATCTTTGGTTGTTAATTTTTCTTTTGTTTATTGCAGCATTTCTTGGCGATACACTGAATTACTTCATTGGCAATTTTATTGGTCCGAAAGTCTTTAGTAAAGATTATCGTTTGCTAAAAAAGGAACATCTTATTAAAACGCAGCAGTTCTATGAAAAACATGGTGGAAAAACCATCATTTTTGCCCGTTTTATGCCTATTATCAGAACCTTTGCACCATTTATAGCAGGTGTAGGTACCATGAACTATAGGAAATTCCTTAGTTATAATATTATCGGAGGCATTTTATGGATAGCAGGATTTACCCTGCTTGGGTATTTATTTGGAAATATTCCAGCTGTTAAAAAGAATTTTACTCTTGTAATCTTTGGAATAATTCTTTTATCTATGACACCTCCACTTATAGAATATTTAAGGAGCAAGTTTCAGAAAAAAACTGTAGCTTAA
- a CDS encoding tetratricopeptide repeat protein: MKRKFRKNQQGKDLIRKFEEMLKNGESIFFDISAYEYIIQHYTEVGKYKKALSACQIAITQFPFSVELLVAKAELLAKKQDFNEALEHIEKAELFQPNDSDIIFLKANILIQQERFEDAIELLQHALDIIEEKDDMYYGLGLAYQEWGKMDIAIEFFRKAIEENQHHEEALYDLAFCLDHTGKLEDSLSFYEKFINQDPYSYFAWYNMGIVYFKLTDYEKAIHAYEFSLAINDNFASAWFNMGNCYVQMEQPERGLECYNRTLELEDPDPETYLSIATCYEKLNKPGQAIEFYRKASKLDCFCSEAWYGLGKCLDSQEKSYEAIHFFKKAIKLEKENPDYWSGLAKAEYKTGNIVSCLEAYEEACFLRPDDPELWLNWSFIHYEQGDNPKAIELIKNGIEEIPEEALLYYRAAAYLINAGNYKEAFNYLENGLILNFEKHIVLYEFFPKLETQKALYKIIDQYRKEDV, from the coding sequence ATGAAAAGGAAATTCAGAAAGAACCAACAGGGAAAAGACCTGATTCGGAAGTTTGAAGAGATGCTGAAAAACGGCGAAAGTATCTTTTTTGATATTAGTGCCTATGAGTACATTATTCAACACTATACGGAAGTCGGGAAATACAAAAAAGCGCTGTCGGCATGCCAGATCGCGATTACTCAATTCCCTTTTTCTGTTGAACTTCTTGTTGCCAAGGCTGAGCTGCTTGCCAAAAAGCAGGATTTTAATGAAGCCTTGGAGCATATTGAAAAAGCAGAATTGTTTCAACCTAACGATTCAGATATCATATTCCTGAAAGCCAACATTCTTATTCAGCAGGAAAGGTTTGAAGATGCAATTGAATTACTTCAGCACGCACTCGATATAATTGAGGAAAAAGATGATATGTATTATGGCCTTGGTCTTGCCTATCAGGAATGGGGAAAAATGGACATTGCCATAGAATTTTTCAGGAAAGCCATCGAGGAAAACCAACACCATGAAGAAGCTCTTTATGACCTGGCGTTCTGCCTGGATCATACTGGCAAGCTTGAAGACAGTTTGTCTTTTTATGAGAAATTCATAAACCAGGACCCTTACTCTTATTTTGCCTGGTACAACATGGGTATTGTCTATTTCAAATTAACCGATTATGAAAAAGCAATTCATGCTTATGAATTTTCTTTGGCTATTAATGACAATTTTGCTTCTGCGTGGTTTAACATGGGGAATTGCTATGTCCAGATGGAACAGCCAGAGCGTGGACTTGAATGCTATAATAGAACACTCGAACTTGAAGATCCGGATCCGGAAACCTATTTAAGTATTGCCACTTGTTATGAAAAACTTAACAAACCTGGCCAGGCAATAGAATTTTACAGAAAAGCATCAAAACTGGATTGTTTTTGCAGTGAGGCCTGGTACGGTTTAGGAAAATGTCTGGACAGTCAGGAAAAATCATATGAGGCGATCCATTTTTTTAAAAAAGCCATAAAGTTAGAAAAAGAAAACCCTGATTATTGGTCTGGTCTTGCCAAAGCAGAATATAAAACAGGAAATATAGTGTCCTGCCTGGAAGCTTACGAAGAAGCATGTTTCCTGCGTCCGGACGACCCGGAGCTCTGGCTGAACTGGTCATTTATTCACTACGAGCAGGGAGATAATCCGAAAGCTATTGAATTGATTAAAAATGGTATAGAAGAGATTCCGGAAGAAGCATTATTGTACTATAGAGCAGCCGCTTATTTAATTAATGCAGGTAATTACAAAGAAGCCTTTAATTATTTAGAAAATGGTTTAATTTTGAACTTTGAAAAACATATTGTCCTCTATGAGTTTTTCCCAAAACTGGAAACTCAAAAGGCGCTGTATAAAATCATTGATCAGTATAGAAAAGAAGATGTATAA
- a CDS encoding polysaccharide biosynthesis tyrosine autokinase, giving the protein MSLLEDEDKRSLNGSGQRVSFADDSEEEDDVFGDFDFAKLLVIANKSLVWVILLVVLSITGAFLYVRYTKPVYESSSILKLDLKSEAGVLGLNKFNDENMPGNKLSTISGEIEFLKSRYLYEKIVDRMKMNVSYFAYGNILYEERYNNSPFKVIGEIKHPDFLDFKFDITFLDKDKFLLSYKKNDEEIKSEHYFGEKISTDNYSFTLYPTTFWSTNETGAKYFFTMNSKEALVKNLMDNVSVSILNLDANTILLSYKNHNYSKATDIVNTIDSVYLEQTLENKSKSHEQTIKFLEASLLKTEENLAKAEKDLETFVRNNRTVDVKQDFGKSGIKIEELEKEKQVLKSRISMLGELKDLILGDQEVNSFIPALSQVENPQLSAAINSLNTLQEERNRLLNSQRENTLVVKTKNKSIERIKENVLELIDINKRILHQQTAEINAKMVQLEQEVLSLPSKETEFTRLKRFYSIYEKFYLLLMEKEAEFGIAKAGTIPNFVILSPALNNPNPIYPKKIFIYISGLGIGIFLGISLIAIRYLLNDTISTQKELERSLHASMLGGIPEYSKEKMEVSKLVVDKNPKSAISEALRSIRTNLEFICPNKKKKLIAVTSTVSGEGKTFVASNLSGVIALSNQKVILLDLDMRKPKVHLAFEKENFKGMSTVLIGKHTLEECIQSTSISNLSFISAGPTPPNPSELILREEFDMLIKRLFEIYDVVVIDTPPVGLVTDGILILRKADIPLYVVRTDYSKKSAKRNINKLVKTIPKLCVLMNALKAINTYGYGGYGYGYGYGYYEGETEKESIISKIKSLAGVKA; this is encoded by the coding sequence ATGTCTTTATTGGAAGACGAAGATAAAAGGTCTCTAAACGGATCGGGCCAAAGAGTAAGCTTTGCAGATGATAGCGAAGAAGAGGATGATGTATTCGGCGATTTTGATTTTGCCAAACTTCTTGTAATAGCTAATAAAAGTCTTGTATGGGTAATTCTTCTGGTTGTACTAAGTATTACAGGAGCATTTTTATATGTCCGATATACTAAACCTGTATATGAATCCTCTTCCATTCTGAAATTGGACCTAAAAAGTGAGGCCGGTGTACTCGGGCTTAACAAGTTCAATGATGAAAACATGCCTGGAAATAAACTTTCCACTATTTCCGGAGAAATCGAATTCCTTAAATCCCGTTACCTTTATGAAAAGATAGTTGACAGAATGAAAATGAATGTCAGCTATTTCGCTTATGGGAATATTCTCTATGAAGAAAGATATAACAATTCCCCATTTAAGGTTATAGGAGAAATAAAGCACCCTGATTTCCTGGATTTTAAATTTGATATTACCTTTCTCGATAAAGACAAATTTCTTCTTTCTTATAAAAAAAATGACGAAGAAATTAAGTCCGAACACTATTTCGGAGAAAAGATTTCTACAGATAATTACTCATTCACATTATATCCAACTACTTTTTGGTCTACAAACGAGACTGGTGCAAAATATTTCTTTACAATGAACAGTAAAGAAGCCCTCGTCAAAAACCTGATGGATAACGTTTCAGTTTCTATTCTTAATCTGGATGCCAATACAATTCTCCTTTCGTATAAAAATCACAACTATTCAAAGGCTACAGACATTGTCAATACCATTGACTCTGTATATCTGGAACAGACACTCGAAAATAAATCAAAGTCTCACGAACAGACCATCAAATTCCTTGAAGCATCTCTGCTTAAAACAGAAGAGAATCTTGCAAAAGCAGAGAAAGACCTGGAAACATTCGTTAGAAACAACAGGACAGTTGATGTAAAACAAGACTTTGGTAAAAGTGGCATTAAGATCGAGGAGCTGGAAAAGGAAAAGCAGGTGCTGAAATCAAGAATTTCAATGCTTGGCGAATTAAAAGACCTAATTCTTGGTGATCAGGAAGTTAATAGTTTCATCCCAGCCCTTAGCCAGGTTGAAAACCCGCAGTTATCTGCAGCAATCAATAGCCTGAATACGTTGCAGGAAGAAAGAAACAGGCTTCTTAATTCTCAAAGAGAAAATACGCTTGTGGTAAAAACCAAGAACAAGTCTATTGAGCGTATAAAAGAAAATGTCCTGGAGCTGATAGATATCAACAAAAGAATTCTGCATCAGCAAACTGCTGAAATCAACGCCAAAATGGTGCAACTGGAGCAGGAAGTATTAAGCCTTCCGTCTAAAGAGACAGAATTTACCAGGCTTAAACGTTTTTATTCCATTTATGAGAAATTCTACCTTCTTCTGATGGAGAAAGAAGCGGAATTCGGAATCGCCAAAGCCGGTACTATTCCTAATTTTGTAATACTTTCTCCTGCTTTGAACAATCCGAATCCTATTTATCCGAAGAAAATATTCATATACATCAGTGGGCTTGGTATAGGCATCTTCCTTGGAATATCTCTCATTGCGATCAGATACCTTCTCAATGATACAATTTCTACTCAGAAAGAGCTGGAGCGCTCCTTGCATGCAAGTATGCTTGGTGGTATTCCTGAATACAGCAAAGAAAAAATGGAAGTATCTAAACTTGTTGTCGATAAGAATCCGAAATCAGCAATAAGCGAGGCCCTCCGATCCATAAGGACGAATCTGGAGTTTATTTGTCCTAATAAAAAGAAAAAACTGATAGCAGTAACCTCTACTGTCAGCGGTGAAGGGAAAACATTCGTAGCATCAAATCTCAGCGGAGTTATAGCACTGTCAAATCAAAAGGTAATACTCCTGGATCTTGATATGCGTAAGCCAAAGGTACACCTTGCTTTTGAGAAAGAGAATTTTAAAGGCATGAGTACAGTCCTTATTGGTAAGCACACCCTTGAAGAATGCATTCAGTCGACAAGTATCTCCAATCTGTCATTCATTTCTGCAGGACCAACACCTCCTAACCCTTCAGAATTGATACTGAGAGAGGAGTTTGACATGTTAATCAAGCGCCTTTTTGAAATCTACGATGTAGTCGTGATTGATACACCTCCTGTGGGCCTTGTTACTGACGGTATACTTATACTTCGGAAAGCGGATATTCCTTTATACGTAGTGCGCACTGATTATTCGAAGAAAAGTGCAAAACGTAACATTAACAAACTGGTGAAAACCATCCCAAAACTTTGTGTATTAATGAATGCATTGAAAGCGATCAATACTTATGGCTATGGTGGCTATGGCTATGGTTATGGATATGGTTATTATGAAGGGGAGACTGAGAAGGAATCAATTATTTCGAAAATAAAAAGTCTCGCAGGAGTTAAAGCATGA
- a CDS encoding tyrosine-protein phosphatase, with protein sequence MMFGLFKKKDKATVAEEPLFVDMHSHVLPGIDDGADSTEDALELLKAFEQFGYKKLIATPHIMGDFFRNTPEIITEKLQVLQCLIKDNNLSIKLEAAAEYYLDEWFMDKLRSGEKLLTFGSNYLLFETSYINESAFLDEALFLMKSQGYKPVMAHPERYTYLYSDFSLFRKIYEKGVLFQVNINSLSGYYSKAAQVYASKLIDNCMVDMLGSDCHGIRHIDAMKKARTSKHYKKALQLNLLNNYL encoded by the coding sequence ATGATGTTTGGCCTTTTTAAGAAAAAAGATAAAGCTACAGTAGCAGAAGAGCCATTATTCGTGGATATGCACTCTCACGTCCTTCCCGGTATTGACGATGGAGCGGACTCTACTGAAGATGCTCTCGAACTGCTTAAAGCTTTTGAGCAATTCGGATACAAAAAACTGATTGCTACTCCACATATTATGGGTGATTTTTTCAGAAATACTCCAGAAATCATCACCGAAAAACTTCAAGTACTTCAATGTCTTATTAAAGATAATAACTTATCTATAAAATTAGAGGCGGCCGCAGAATACTACCTTGACGAATGGTTTATGGACAAGTTAAGATCAGGAGAAAAATTGCTTACATTCGGCAGCAATTATCTGCTTTTTGAAACTTCATATATCAATGAATCTGCTTTTCTGGACGAAGCTCTGTTCTTAATGAAAAGTCAGGGTTACAAACCTGTTATGGCCCATCCGGAAAGATATACCTACCTTTATTCTGATTTTTCTTTGTTCAGAAAAATTTACGAAAAAGGAGTATTATTTCAGGTAAATATCAATTCGCTAAGCGGTTATTATTCAAAGGCGGCGCAAGTATATGCAAGCAAGCTGATTGACAACTGTATGGTAGATATGCTTGGCTCAGATTGCCACGGTATACGACATATAGATGCAATGAAAAAGGCACGTACTTCAAAGCATTATAAAAAGGCACTTCAACTCAATCTCCTGAACAACTACTTATGA
- the uvrB gene encoding excinuclease ABC subunit UvrB, with protein MFNITSHYRPTGDQPKAIAKLVDGVNKGEPAQTLLGVTGSGKTFTIANVIQEVQKPTLILSHNKTLAAQLYGEFKHFFPDNLVEYFISYYDYYQPEAYIASSNLYIEKDLSINEEIEKLRLAATSALMSGRRDIIVVASVSCIYGIGNPEEFGKNIVTVVQGEKVSRNKLLYAFVEILYNRTTAEFKRGTFRVTGDTVDVFPAYADFAYRIIFWGDEIEAIQRIDPHSGKKLNDEKFFNLYPANLFVTGKDALKLAISEIQDDLVKQVKLFEFEQRHLEAKRIQERTEFDMEMMREIGYCSGIENYSRYFDRRNPGDRPFCLLDYFPSDFLMVIDESHVTVPQIRAMWGGDRSRKVNLVDYGFRLPSALDNRPLTFNEFENMAPQTIYVSATPADYELRKCDGVVIEQIIRPTGLLDPLIEVRPSGNQIDDLLDEIHERVKANDRVLVTTLTKRMAEELTKFLSKVNVKCRYIHSEVKTLDRVEILRELRLGVFDVLVGVNLLREGLDLPEVSLVAIMDADKEGFLRNQRSLIQTIGRAARNENGKVIMYADKITDSMRISIEETNRRRAIQMEYNKQHNITPKTVLKSREEILGQTKVADSRKETRTYYVQEEHKDLAADPVLQYLSKPELEKMIQRTQKEMEKAAKEMDFMEAARLRDELFELKKLAEKNDSGSVENEDKKSSETVKKSKKSK; from the coding sequence TTGTTTAACATAACATCACATTACAGGCCAACTGGCGATCAGCCTAAGGCAATTGCAAAACTTGTAGACGGAGTCAACAAAGGTGAACCTGCTCAGACTTTGCTTGGAGTTACTGGTTCAGGGAAAACGTTTACCATAGCTAATGTTATTCAGGAAGTGCAAAAACCTACCCTGATCCTGAGCCACAATAAAACCCTGGCAGCTCAGCTTTATGGTGAGTTCAAACATTTTTTTCCTGATAACCTGGTCGAATATTTCATCAGTTATTACGACTACTACCAACCGGAAGCTTATATCGCTTCATCTAATTTGTATATAGAAAAAGATCTCTCGATAAATGAAGAGATTGAAAAGCTCAGGCTTGCCGCCACTTCGGCTCTCATGAGCGGACGAAGAGATATCATTGTAGTAGCCTCGGTTTCTTGTATCTATGGTATCGGAAATCCTGAAGAGTTTGGCAAAAATATCGTAACAGTGGTACAAGGCGAAAAAGTCTCCAGGAATAAGCTTCTTTACGCTTTTGTAGAGATTCTTTATAACAGAACTACTGCAGAATTTAAACGCGGTACTTTTCGTGTTACAGGAGATACAGTAGATGTGTTTCCTGCCTATGCCGACTTTGCCTATAGAATTATTTTCTGGGGCGATGAGATTGAAGCTATTCAGAGAATTGATCCTCATTCAGGAAAAAAATTAAATGATGAGAAGTTTTTTAACCTTTACCCGGCAAACCTTTTTGTCACCGGTAAAGACGCTTTAAAATTAGCCATAAGCGAAATCCAGGATGATCTGGTAAAGCAGGTGAAGTTATTTGAATTTGAGCAACGCCATCTGGAAGCCAAAAGAATACAGGAGCGTACCGAGTTTGATATGGAGATGATGAGAGAAATTGGTTATTGTTCAGGTATAGAAAACTACTCAAGGTATTTTGACAGAAGAAATCCGGGAGACAGGCCATTCTGCCTGCTGGATTATTTCCCTTCCGACTTCCTGATGGTTATAGATGAAAGCCATGTAACAGTTCCCCAGATCAGAGCCATGTGGGGAGGCGACCGTTCCAGAAAGGTAAACCTTGTTGATTATGGTTTTCGGCTGCCTTCTGCGCTTGATAACAGGCCGCTTACTTTTAATGAATTTGAAAATATGGCTCCTCAAACTATTTATGTAAGTGCAACCCCTGCTGACTATGAACTGAGAAAATGTGACGGAGTCGTAATAGAACAGATTATCAGGCCGACTGGACTGCTTGACCCGCTTATTGAGGTAAGGCCAAGCGGTAACCAGATTGATGACCTTCTGGACGAAATTCATGAACGGGTGAAAGCCAATGACAGAGTGCTTGTAACCACTCTTACGAAAAGAATGGCCGAAGAACTTACCAAGTTCCTGTCAAAGGTAAATGTTAAATGTCGTTATATTCATTCTGAAGTAAAAACACTGGACAGAGTAGAAATATTGAGAGAACTACGCCTGGGGGTTTTTGACGTGCTGGTCGGTGTCAACCTTTTAAGAGAAGGTCTGGATTTACCTGAGGTCTCTCTGGTAGCCATTATGGATGCAGATAAAGAAGGTTTCCTGAGAAACCAGAGGTCTCTTATACAAACCATTGGCAGGGCAGCGCGAAACGAGAATGGTAAAGTGATTATGTATGCCGACAAAATCACTGATTCTATGAGGATTTCAATAGAAGAAACCAACCGTAGACGGGCAATCCAAATGGAGTATAATAAGCAGCATAATATTACGCCAAAGACTGTATTAAAAAGCCGTGAAGAAATTCTCGGTCAGACCAAGGTTGCGGATTCCAGAAAAGAAACGAGAACATACTATGTTCAGGAAGAACATAAAGATCTGGCAGCAGACCCTGTATTGCAATATTTGAGCAAACCTGAGTTGGAAAAGATGATTCAGAGAACACAGAAAGAAATGGAAAAAGCGGCCAAAGAAATGGATTTTATGGAAGCTGCCCGTTTACGCGATGAGTTGTTTGAGTTAAAAAAACTTGCGGAAAAGAATGATTCAGGGAGTGTAGAAAATGAAGACAAGAAAAGCAGCGAGACCGTGAAAAAATCAAAAAAATCAAAATAG
- a CDS encoding shikimate dehydrogenase family protein, with protein MNVYGLIGFPLTHSFSKRYFTEKFEKEGIQNCKYELFEIREATELPSVISSQPQLKGLNVTIPHKEAVIEMLDELDPAAEKIGAVNVIKVIEGNKLKGYNSDYYGFKNSLIKFLGDEDLKSLKALILGTGGAAKAVIAALDDLAIPFKMVSRSGSQYLFSYEDVNAEVLAEYRLIINTSPLGMYPKVDTCPAIPYEFITEKHYLFDLVYNPEETLFMKKGSRLGARTKNGLEMLHLQAEKAWEIWNS; from the coding sequence ATGAATGTATATGGATTAATTGGGTTTCCGCTTACCCATTCTTTTTCCAAACGCTATTTTACTGAAAAGTTTGAAAAAGAAGGAATACAAAATTGTAAATACGAACTATTTGAAATAAGGGAAGCCACTGAGCTTCCCTCTGTTATTTCATCCCAGCCTCAACTTAAAGGCCTTAATGTAACTATTCCTCATAAAGAGGCGGTGATAGAGATGTTAGATGAACTGGATCCTGCTGCAGAAAAAATCGGCGCTGTTAATGTCATCAAAGTAATAGAAGGAAATAAGCTTAAAGGGTATAACTCCGATTACTACGGATTTAAAAATTCACTTATTAAATTTCTTGGAGACGAAGATCTGAAATCTCTTAAAGCATTGATTCTTGGAACTGGGGGCGCTGCTAAAGCTGTGATAGCTGCATTGGACGACCTTGCTATTCCTTTTAAAATGGTTTCCAGGTCCGGAAGTCAATATCTTTTCAGCTATGAGGATGTGAATGCTGAGGTGCTTGCAGAATACAGACTTATTATTAATACATCTCCTCTTGGCATGTATCCAAAAGTCGATACCTGTCCCGCAATCCCTTACGAATTTATTACAGAAAAACATTACTTGTTTGACCTTGTTTACAACCCCGAAGAAACCCTTTTTATGAAAAAGGGAAGTAGGCTGGGGGCTAGAACAAAAAACGGTCTTGAAATGCTGCATCTCCAGGCTGAAAAAGCCTGGGAAATATGGAACAGTTAG
- a CDS encoding polysaccharide biosynthesis/export family protein: MFKTETEIVVDSVRQILKEGTPTYLIQKNDFLEVQIHTNGGERLVDPNNEMMMNQNNYQNRLEKPKYLVRQDGKVRLPMVGEIFLEGKTLREADSLLSLQYSKFYEDPFVITKFGNKRVIVLGPQGGKVIPLENQKLNLVEVIALYGGILENGKAFNIRHIRGDLKNPDVTIVDLSTIEGMKKANLQVEPNDIVYIEPVRRVLSESAREIAPIISVLGTLITLVVLITTVK; this comes from the coding sequence ATGTTCAAAACAGAAACTGAAATTGTCGTGGACTCAGTAAGGCAAATTCTTAAAGAAGGCACCCCTACTTATCTCATACAAAAGAATGACTTTCTTGAAGTCCAGATACATACCAACGGAGGAGAGCGTCTGGTGGATCCCAATAATGAAATGATGATGAATCAGAATAATTATCAGAACAGATTGGAAAAGCCAAAATATCTTGTCCGCCAGGATGGTAAAGTAAGACTTCCAATGGTTGGAGAAATTTTTCTGGAAGGAAAAACCCTGAGAGAGGCAGATAGTCTTTTAAGTCTTCAATATTCAAAATTTTATGAAGATCCTTTCGTTATTACCAAGTTTGGGAATAAACGCGTAATAGTTCTTGGTCCTCAAGGAGGCAAAGTTATTCCTCTGGAAAATCAGAAATTAAATCTGGTAGAGGTAATTGCTCTTTACGGTGGAATTCTTGAAAACGGAAAAGCCTTTAATATCAGACACATCAGAGGAGATTTAAAAAATCCGGATGTAACAATTGTAGATTTATCAACCATTGAGGGAATGAAAAAGGCAAACCTTCAGGTTGAGCCTAATGATATCGTTTATATTGAACCTGTAAGAAGAGTTTTGAGCGAATCTGCCAGAGAAATTGCTCCGATTATTTCCGTTCTGGGTACTTTAATTACTTTGGTTGTATTAATTACTACCGTCAAATAA
- a CDS encoding SDR family NAD(P)-dependent oxidoreductase, whose product MIFITGATGLLGSFLAKEFIKTGHKVKAMKRESSSFHLLGEDAQKIIWEEGDLSDITGLEKIIEGVDTIVHSAALVSYQPQDKELLFETNAKGTANLVNAALNKGISKFIHISSIAAIGRSKNESRVTEATVWEDSPMNSSYGKSKYLAELEVWRAFEEGLNGFIVNPSIILGPGDWNSGSSQLFKYVWKNNLFYSEKEMNYIDVRDVTQIVICLHNRNITGERFILNAGTTSYKHFFDMVAEKFGKRKPPYKVTKFIGNIAWRFEYLRYKLTGSKPLITKETAGLSKSDVIYSNEKIKNLLNYSFIPFENTVSWTCEQLLHKVEK is encoded by the coding sequence ATGATTTTTATAACCGGAGCTACAGGTCTGTTGGGCAGCTTTCTGGCAAAAGAGTTTATCAAAACAGGTCACAAGGTAAAAGCAATGAAAAGGGAATCAAGCTCTTTCCATTTACTTGGAGAAGATGCTCAGAAGATAATCTGGGAAGAGGGGGATCTGTCTGATATAACAGGGCTTGAAAAGATCATCGAAGGAGTAGATACCATTGTTCATTCTGCGGCTCTTGTTTCTTATCAGCCACAAGACAAAGAGCTACTCTTTGAAACAAATGCGAAGGGAACAGCCAACCTTGTAAATGCAGCATTAAACAAAGGAATTTCAAAATTTATTCATATAAGTTCCATAGCGGCGATCGGAAGATCAAAAAATGAAAGTCGGGTTACAGAAGCCACTGTTTGGGAAGACTCTCCTATGAACAGTAGTTATGGCAAAAGTAAATACCTCGCAGAACTTGAAGTGTGGAGGGCATTTGAGGAAGGATTAAACGGATTTATCGTAAATCCTAGCATTATATTAGGCCCGGGAGACTGGAATTCAGGGAGTAGTCAGTTATTTAAGTATGTTTGGAAAAATAATTTGTTTTACTCCGAAAAGGAAATGAATTATATAGATGTACGTGATGTTACCCAAATTGTAATTTGTCTGCACAACAGAAATATTACGGGAGAAAGATTTATTCTGAACGCGGGGACCACATCGTATAAACATTTCTTCGATATGGTAGCTGAAAAGTTTGGTAAGAGAAAACCTCCGTATAAAGTAACTAAATTCATAGGAAATATAGCCTGGAGATTTGAGTATCTTCGCTATAAGCTTACCGGATCAAAGCCTTTGATTACTAAGGAAACAGCCGGTTTGTCAAAAAGTGATGTGATTTACAGCAATGAAAAAATTAAAAACCTGCTCAATTACAGCTTTATTCCCTTTGAAAATACCGTTTCCTGGACCTGCGAGCAACTATTACACAAGGTCGAAAAATAA
- a CDS encoding phosphosulfolactate synthase has protein sequence MYNNFVLSKIPERTKKPREYGFTMVMDKGLSIRETEDLIEVAGNYIDIIKLGWATSYVTPNLKDKLDIYKSAGIPVYFGGTLFEAFIVRNQFEDYIRILDKYNMTFAEVSDGSIELNHDVKCQYINRLSQQVTVLSEVGSKDVEKIIPPYKWIQLMQAELDAGAWKVIGEAREGGNVGLFRSTGEVRSGLVEEILTKIPFEKIIWEAPQREQQVWFIKLLSSNVNLGNISPNEVIPLETLRLGLRSDTFDYFLNKL, from the coding sequence ATGTATAACAATTTTGTGCTTTCCAAGATCCCTGAGAGGACTAAAAAACCGAGAGAATACGGCTTTACAATGGTAATGGATAAAGGTCTAAGTATCAGGGAAACGGAAGATTTGATTGAAGTCGCAGGGAATTATATCGACATCATTAAGCTTGGCTGGGCAACCTCTTACGTTACTCCAAATCTTAAAGATAAACTTGACATTTATAAGTCAGCAGGCATACCGGTATATTTCGGCGGCACTCTTTTCGAAGCTTTTATTGTAAGAAATCAATTTGAGGATTACATAAGAATTCTGGACAAATACAATATGACTTTTGCTGAAGTCTCCGACGGAAGCATTGAACTAAATCATGATGTTAAATGTCAGTATATCAATCGTCTTTCACAGCAAGTAACTGTATTATCTGAGGTAGGATCAAAAGACGTTGAAAAAATTATTCCACCATACAAGTGGATTCAATTGATGCAGGCTGAACTTGATGCAGGTGCCTGGAAAGTAATCGGAGAAGCCAGAGAAGGGGGAAATGTTGGACTTTTCCGTTCCACTGGGGAGGTTAGATCAGGTCTTGTAGAAGAAATTTTAACTAAAATTCCTTTTGAAAAAATAATCTGGGAAGCCCCTCAGAGAGAACAACAAGTTTGGTTTATCAAACTTCTGAGTTCAAATGTTAATCTCGGAAATATTTCTCCAAATGAAGTTATTCCATTAGAAACACTTCGTTTGGGACTCAGAAGTGATACATTTGATTATTTTCTAAATAAACTTTAA